From Streptomyces sp. NBC_01754, a single genomic window includes:
- the atpD gene encoding F0F1 ATP synthase subunit beta: MTTTVETAAATGRVARVIGPVVDVEFPVDAMPEIYNALHVDVDDPAEAGARKTLTLEVAQHLGDGVVRAISMQPTDGLVRQAPVTDTGAGITVPVGDITKGKVFNTLGQILNEPEAEAQVTERWPIHRKAPAFDQLESKTEMFETGLKVVDLLTPYVKGGKIGLFGGAGVGKTVLIQEMIMRVAKLHDGVSVFAGVGERTREGNDLIDEMTESGVLEKTALVFGQMDEPPGTRLRVALSALTMAEYFRDVQKQDVLLFIDNIFRFTQAGSEVSTLLGRMPSAVGYQPTLADEMGVLQERITSTRGHSITSMQAIYVPADDLTDPAPATTFAHLDATTVLSRPISEKGIYPAVDPLDSTSRILDPRYISQDHYDAASRVKGILQKYKDLQDIIAILGIDELGEEDKLVVSRARRVERFLSQNTHAAKQFTGLDGSDVPLDESISAFNAICDGEYDHFPEQAFFMCGGLEDLKAKAKELGVS; this comes from the coding sequence ATGACGACGACAGTTGAGACGGCCGCTGCCACGGGCCGCGTCGCCCGGGTCATCGGCCCGGTCGTCGACGTGGAGTTCCCCGTCGACGCGATGCCGGAGATCTACAACGCCCTGCACGTCGATGTCGACGACCCGGCCGAGGCCGGCGCTCGTAAGACGCTGACCCTCGAGGTCGCCCAGCACCTGGGTGACGGCGTGGTCCGCGCGATCTCGATGCAGCCCACCGACGGTCTGGTCCGCCAGGCCCCGGTGACCGACACGGGCGCGGGCATCACCGTCCCGGTCGGTGACATCACCAAGGGCAAGGTGTTCAACACCCTCGGTCAGATCCTGAACGAGCCGGAGGCCGAGGCACAGGTCACCGAGCGCTGGCCGATCCACCGCAAGGCCCCGGCCTTCGACCAGCTCGAGTCGAAGACCGAGATGTTCGAGACCGGCCTGAAGGTCGTCGACCTGCTGACCCCGTACGTCAAGGGCGGCAAGATCGGTCTGTTCGGTGGTGCGGGCGTCGGCAAGACGGTCCTCATCCAGGAAATGATCATGCGTGTGGCGAAGCTGCACGACGGTGTGTCGGTGTTCGCCGGTGTCGGTGAGCGCACCCGTGAGGGCAACGACCTCATCGACGAGATGACCGAGTCGGGCGTCCTGGAGAAGACCGCGCTGGTCTTCGGCCAGATGGACGAGCCGCCGGGCACCCGTCTGCGGGTCGCCCTGTCCGCCCTGACCATGGCGGAGTACTTCCGCGATGTGCAGAAGCAGGACGTGCTGCTCTTCATCGACAACATCTTCCGCTTCACGCAGGCCGGTTCCGAGGTCTCCACGCTGCTCGGCCGCATGCCGTCCGCAGTGGGTTACCAGCCGACCCTGGCCGACGAGATGGGTGTGCTCCAGGAGCGCATCACCTCGACGCGTGGTCACTCGATCACCTCGATGCAGGCGATCTACGTCCCCGCGGACGACCTGACCGACCCGGCCCCGGCCACCACGTTCGCCCACCTCGACGCGACGACGGTTCTCTCCCGTCCGATCTCCGAGAAGGGCATCTACCCGGCCGTGGACCCGCTGGACTCCACGTCCCGCATCCTGGACCCGCGTTACATCTCGCAGGACCACTACGACGCGGCCAGCCGCGTCAAGGGAATCCTCCAGAAGTACAAGGACCTCCAGGACATCATCGCGATCCTCGGCATCGACGAGCTGGGCGAAGAGGACAAGCTCGTGGTCTCGCGCGCCCGTCGCGTCGAGCGCTTCCTCTCGCAGAACACCCACGCCGCCAAGCAGTTCACCGGCCTGGACGGTTCGGACGTTCCGCTGGACGAGTCGATCTCCGCGTTCAACGCGATCTGTGACGGGGAGTACGACCACTTCCCCGAGCAGGCGTTCTTCATGTGCGGTGGCCTGGAAGACCTCAAGGCCAAGGCCAAGGAGCTCGGCGTCTCCTGA
- a CDS encoding response regulator transcription factor: MTIRVLVAEDQSAVRAGLVLILGSAPDIEVVGEAADGEAAVRLARELRPDVVLMDVQMPRLDGVSATRQVVAERLADVLVLTTFDLDAYVFGALRAGAAGFLLKNTDARDLLDAVRTVAGGEGTIAPAVTRRLIAEFAGATASRDGGPDPAVLDALTRREREVLGCLGQGLSNAEIAGRLTMAEATVKTHVSRLLGKLGLRSRVQAAVLAQELGL; this comes from the coding sequence GTGACGATCCGGGTACTGGTCGCCGAGGACCAGTCGGCGGTGCGCGCGGGTCTGGTGCTGATCCTGGGCAGCGCCCCGGACATCGAGGTGGTGGGCGAGGCCGCGGACGGTGAGGCCGCCGTGCGGCTCGCCCGCGAACTACGCCCGGACGTGGTGCTGATGGATGTGCAGATGCCCCGGCTGGACGGGGTGTCCGCGACGCGTCAGGTGGTGGCCGAGCGGCTCGCCGACGTCCTGGTGCTGACGACGTTCGACCTGGACGCGTACGTGTTCGGGGCGCTGCGCGCGGGTGCGGCGGGGTTCCTGCTGAAGAACACCGACGCACGCGACCTGCTGGACGCCGTCCGCACCGTGGCGGGCGGTGAGGGAACGATCGCCCCGGCGGTGACCCGCCGGCTGATCGCGGAGTTCGCGGGAGCGACCGCCTCACGGGACGGCGGACCGGATCCGGCGGTGCTCGACGCGCTGACCCGGCGGGAGCGCGAGGTGCTCGGCTGCCTGGGCCAGGGGCTGTCGAACGCGGAGATCGCCGGGCGCCTCACGATGGCGGAGGCAACGGTGAAGACGCACGTCAGCAGGCTCCTGGGGAAGCTGGGACTGCGCAGCCGGGTGCAAGCGGCGGTCCTCGCCCAGGAGTTGGGTCTCTGA
- a CDS encoding F0F1 ATP synthase subunit epsilon produces the protein MAAELHVELVAADRSVWSGEATLVVARTTSGDIGIMPGHQPLLGVLESGPVMIRTSEGGTVVAAVHGGFISFADNKLSLLAEIAELAEEIDAQRAERALERAKSDTDGAAERRAEVRLRAVAAG, from the coding sequence TTGGCTGCTGAGCTGCATGTCGAGCTGGTCGCCGCGGACCGTAGTGTCTGGTCCGGCGAGGCCACCCTCGTCGTCGCACGTACGACGTCCGGCGACATCGGGATCATGCCCGGTCACCAGCCGCTTCTGGGTGTGCTGGAGTCGGGCCCGGTGATGATCCGCACGAGCGAGGGCGGCACTGTCGTCGCCGCCGTGCACGGTGGATTCATCTCGTTCGCGGACAACAAGCTCTCGCTGCTCGCGGAGATCGCGGAGCTGGCGGAGGAGATCGACGCCCAGCGCGCCGAGCGTGCGCTGGAGCGCGCGAAGTCGGACACGGACGGTGCCGCGGAGCGCCGCGCCGAGGTGCGACTGCGGGCGGTGGCGGCGGGCTGA
- a CDS encoding DUF2550 domain-containing protein, translating into MVLALWVGGLVVVLVAVGLFVFGLRRRLIQRSGGTFDCSLRWDITPEPDPSGKGWVYGVARYSGDRVDWFRVFSYSPRPRRGLERSAIEVIARRLPEGEEELALLSDSVVLGCLHRGTRLELAMSEDALTGFLAWLEAAPPGQRVNVA; encoded by the coding sequence ATGGTCCTCGCGTTGTGGGTGGGCGGCCTGGTCGTCGTACTGGTGGCGGTGGGGCTGTTCGTCTTCGGTCTGCGCCGGCGGCTGATCCAGCGGTCAGGCGGAACGTTCGACTGCAGTCTGCGCTGGGACATCACCCCGGAACCCGACCCGTCCGGCAAAGGCTGGGTGTACGGCGTCGCCCGCTACAGCGGTGACCGTGTCGACTGGTTCCGGGTCTTCTCGTACTCCCCCCGCCCCCGTCGCGGCCTGGAGCGCTCGGCCATCGAGGTGATCGCCCGCCGGCTGCCGGAGGGCGAGGAGGAACTGGCGCTCCTGTCCGACTCGGTCGTGCTCGGCTGTCTCCACCGGGGGACCCGCCTGGAGCTGGCGATGAGCGAGGACGCCCTGACCGGCTTCCTGGCCTGGCTGGAAGCCGCCCCGCCGGGCCAGCGGGTGAACGTGGCTTAG
- a CDS encoding F0F1 ATP synthase subunit gamma → MGAQLRVYKRRIQAVTATKKITKAMEMIAASRIVKAQRKVAASMPYATELTRAVTAVATGSNTSHPLTTEIETPTRAAVLLLTSDRGLAGGYSSNAIKAAERLRERLAAEGKEVDTYIVGRKGLAYYGFRERKVTESWTGFTDSPDYSDAKRIAGPLIEAIQKDTAEGGVDELHIVFTQFVSMMTQNAVDDRMLPLSLDEIAEESSTRKDEILPLFDFEPSAEDVLDALLPRYVESRIYNALLQAAASEHAARRRAMKSATDNAGDLIKSLSRLANAARQAEITQEISEIVGGASALSDASAGSDK, encoded by the coding sequence ATGGGCGCTCAGCTTCGCGTTTACAAGCGCCGCATCCAAGCCGTCACCGCGACCAAGAAGATCACCAAGGCGATGGAGATGATCGCCGCCTCGCGCATCGTCAAGGCGCAGCGCAAGGTGGCGGCGTCGATGCCGTACGCGACCGAGCTCACCCGTGCGGTGACCGCGGTGGCGACCGGCTCGAACACCAGCCATCCGCTCACCACCGAGATCGAGACGCCGACCCGTGCCGCGGTCCTGCTCCTGACGAGCGACCGCGGTCTGGCCGGCGGCTACTCCTCCAACGCCATCAAGGCGGCGGAGCGGCTTCGGGAGCGGCTGGCGGCCGAGGGCAAGGAGGTCGACACGTACATCGTCGGCCGCAAGGGTCTCGCGTACTACGGCTTCCGCGAGCGCAAGGTCACCGAGTCGTGGACCGGGTTCACCGACAGCCCGGACTACTCGGACGCCAAGAGGATCGCCGGGCCCCTGATCGAGGCGATCCAGAAGGACACGGCCGAGGGCGGCGTCGACGAGCTGCACATCGTCTTCACGCAATTCGTGTCGATGATGACGCAGAACGCGGTCGACGACCGGATGCTGCCGCTGTCGCTCGACGAGATCGCGGAGGAGAGCAGCACGAGGAAGGACGAGATCCTTCCGCTGTTCGACTTCGAGCCGTCGGCCGAGGACGTCCTCGACGCCCTTCTGCCGCGGTACGTCGAGAGCCGGATCTACAACGCACTGCTACAGGCGGCCGCTTCCGAGCACGCCGCCCGCCGCCGCGCGATGAAGTCGGCGACCGACAACGCCGGAGACCTCATCAAGAGCCTCTCCCGGCTTGCCAACGCGGCCCGCCAGGCCGAAATCACCCAGGAAATCAGCGAGATCGTCGGCGGTGCCAGTGCTCTGTCCGACGCGTCCGCGGGGAGTGACAAGTAA
- a CDS encoding sensor histidine kinase, with the protein MFTSLRPHRQDVLIGAAGLAGGLLLWGAGLHTQGRRVFGAHWVALVPLTVTAALEPVRRSRPRTALVVGTLALVADQFTTGSLATVVMYTDLMYAAVVYGSPAAARRIPVTTFLVTVAVTVGSVAWIRAPEALLLGVVTGLITFAPALTGVSVRNHREAAQAARLRAEQTALLAEMDRAQAVTAERARMARELHDMVANHLSAIAIHSTAALSIDDAATSREALGVIRHNSVEGLAEMRRLIGLLRDRDGDGDDAPSAAPTLASLDALVSQARSNAASSGLSVTLEDGRAPAGPLPAPVELAAYRIVQESLTNALKHAAPGPVTVRLERSGTTLTVEVSSVLGGRTGPRAPGSGAGLVGMEERVTLLGGRIETGPAGGGDIWRVRAELPVAEGAYG; encoded by the coding sequence GTGTTCACCTCTCTGCGACCGCACCGCCAGGACGTGCTGATCGGAGCCGCCGGGCTGGCCGGCGGACTGCTGCTCTGGGGGGCGGGGCTGCACACCCAGGGCAGACGGGTCTTCGGCGCGCACTGGGTGGCGCTCGTACCGCTGACGGTGACGGCCGCCCTGGAGCCGGTGCGCCGGAGCAGACCGCGGACCGCGCTGGTCGTGGGCACCCTCGCGCTGGTCGCCGACCAGTTCACGACGGGCAGCCTGGCGACGGTCGTGATGTACACCGACCTGATGTACGCGGCCGTGGTGTACGGTTCCCCGGCCGCGGCCCGGCGGATTCCGGTGACCACCTTCCTGGTCACCGTGGCGGTCACGGTCGGCTCCGTCGCCTGGATCCGGGCCCCCGAGGCGCTGCTGCTCGGAGTGGTGACCGGGCTGATCACCTTCGCCCCCGCCCTCACCGGCGTCAGTGTGCGCAACCACCGCGAGGCCGCCCAGGCGGCCCGGCTGCGGGCCGAACAGACCGCGCTGCTCGCGGAGATGGACCGGGCCCAGGCGGTGACCGCCGAGCGTGCCCGGATGGCCCGGGAGCTGCACGACATGGTCGCCAACCACCTCTCCGCGATCGCCATCCACTCCACCGCGGCGCTCTCCATCGACGACGCGGCCACCTCCCGCGAGGCCCTCGGCGTGATCCGGCACAACAGCGTCGAGGGGCTGGCCGAGATGCGGCGGCTGATCGGGCTGCTGCGGGACCGGGACGGCGACGGGGACGACGCTCCCAGCGCGGCACCGACCCTCGCCTCCCTGGACGCCCTCGTCTCCCAGGCGCGGTCGAACGCCGCGTCCAGCGGTCTGTCGGTCACCCTGGAGGACGGCCGGGCCCCGGCCGGCCCGTTGCCCGCCCCGGTGGAGCTGGCCGCCTACCGCATCGTCCAGGAGTCCCTGACCAACGCGCTGAAGCACGCGGCGCCCGGCCCGGTGACGGTCCGGCTGGAACGTTCGGGCACCACTTTGACCGTGGAGGTGAGCAGCGTGCTCGGTGGCCGCACGGGGCCGCGCGCACCCGGTTCGGGGGCGGGTCTGGTGGGGATGGAGGAGCGGGTGACGCTCCTCGGCGGGAGGATCGAGACAGGGCCGGCGGGCGGCGGGGACATCTGGCGGGTGCGGGCGGAACTGCCCGTGGCGGAAGGGGCGTACGGGTGA
- a CDS encoding glycoside hydrolase family 18 chitinase encodes MSTESPRRRSRLRSSLGPGRATRAKAIAGFTALLLPLAAMVGLATPAQAATSATATYLKKSDWGSGFEGQWTVKNTGTTALSSWTIEWDFPSGTAVGSAWDASVTNSGTHWTAKNLSWNGSVAPGASISFGFNGTGSGSPTGCTLNGASCDGGGTIPGDSAPSKPGTPTTSDITDTSVKLSWTAATDDNGIKNYDVLRDGAKVATVTTTTYTDTGLTKGTDYSYTVQARDTADQTGPVSDAVAVRTTGKDDNPGPGTGDKVNLGYFTDWGVYGRNYHVKNLVTSGSAEKITHINYAFGNVQGGKCTVGDSYADYEMAYTADQSVDGVADTWDQPLRGSFNQLRKLKAEYPHIKVLWSFGGWTWSGGFGAAAQNPAAFAQSCYDLVEDPRWADVFDGIDIDWEYPNACGLTCDTSGPAALETLSSALRAKFGSDNLVTAAISADGSDGGKLDLADYAGAAQSFDWYNVMTYDFFGAWDAKGPTAPHSPLTSYDGVPQDGFNSAAAIAKLKAKGVPASKLLLGIGFYGRGWTGVTEAAPGGSATGAAPGTYEAGIEDYKVLKNSCPVTGTVAGTAYAHCGTNWWSYDTPSTIASKMAWANDQGLGGAFFWEFSGDTANGELVSAMAGGLN; translated from the coding sequence TTGAGCACTGAATCCCCACGAAGAAGATCCCGCCTGAGATCGAGCCTCGGCCCCGGCCGCGCAACCCGGGCCAAGGCGATCGCCGGTTTCACGGCACTGCTACTGCCGCTCGCCGCGATGGTCGGCCTGGCGACCCCGGCCCAGGCCGCGACCTCGGCGACCGCCACCTACCTCAAGAAGTCCGACTGGGGCAGCGGATTCGAGGGCCAGTGGACGGTGAAGAACACCGGCACCACCGCCCTGTCCTCCTGGACGATCGAGTGGGACTTCCCCTCCGGCACCGCGGTCGGCTCCGCCTGGGACGCCTCCGTGACCAACTCCGGCACGCACTGGACGGCCAAGAACCTCAGCTGGAACGGTTCGGTCGCACCGGGCGCCAGCATCAGTTTCGGCTTCAACGGCACCGGCTCCGGCTCCCCGACCGGCTGCACGCTGAACGGCGCCTCCTGTGACGGCGGCGGCACGATCCCCGGTGACAGCGCCCCGTCCAAGCCCGGTACCCCCACCACGAGCGACATCACCGACACCTCGGTGAAGCTCAGCTGGACCGCGGCCACGGACGACAACGGCATCAAGAACTACGACGTCCTGCGCGACGGCGCCAAGGTCGCGACGGTCACCACGACGACGTACACCGACACCGGCCTCACCAAGGGCACGGACTACTCCTACACCGTGCAGGCCCGCGACACCGCCGACCAGACCGGACCGGTCAGCGACGCGGTGGCCGTGCGCACCACGGGCAAGGACGACAACCCCGGTCCCGGCACCGGTGACAAGGTCAACCTCGGTTACTTCACCGACTGGGGCGTCTACGGGCGCAACTACCACGTGAAGAACCTGGTGACCTCCGGTTCGGCCGAGAAGATCACGCACATCAACTACGCCTTCGGCAACGTCCAGGGTGGTAAGTGCACCGTGGGCGACTCCTACGCCGACTACGAGATGGCCTACACCGCCGACCAGTCGGTCGACGGGGTCGCCGACACGTGGGACCAGCCGCTGCGCGGCAGCTTCAACCAGCTGCGCAAGCTCAAGGCGGAGTACCCGCACATCAAGGTCCTCTGGTCGTTCGGCGGCTGGACCTGGTCCGGCGGCTTCGGTGCCGCGGCGCAGAACCCGGCCGCGTTCGCCCAGTCCTGCTACGACCTGGTGGAGGACCCCCGCTGGGCCGATGTCTTCGACGGCATCGACATCGACTGGGAGTACCCCAACGCCTGCGGTCTGACCTGTGACACCAGCGGACCCGCCGCGCTGGAGACCCTCTCCTCCGCACTGCGGGCCAAGTTCGGCTCGGACAACCTGGTCACCGCCGCGATCTCCGCGGACGGCTCGGACGGCGGCAAGCTCGACCTGGCCGACTACGCCGGCGCCGCGCAGTCCTTCGACTGGTACAACGTGATGACGTACGACTTCTTCGGTGCCTGGGACGCCAAGGGTCCGACGGCCCCGCACTCCCCGCTCACCTCGTACGACGGCGTCCCGCAGGACGGCTTCAACAGCGCCGCCGCCATCGCCAAGCTGAAGGCCAAGGGTGTTCCGGCCTCGAAGCTGCTGCTCGGCATCGGCTTCTACGGCCGCGGCTGGACCGGGGTCACCGAGGCGGCACCGGGCGGTTCCGCCACCGGCGCGGCCCCGGGCACGTACGAGGCGGGCATCGAGGACTACAAGGTCCTCAAGAACAGCTGCCCGGTCACCGGCACGGTCGCCGGCACCGCGTACGCGCACTGCGGCACCAACTGGTGGAGCTACGACACCCCGTCGACCATCGCCTCCAAGATGGCCTGGGCGAACGACCAGGGCCTCGGCGGCGCGTTCTTCTGGGAGTTCAGCGGTGACACCGCCAACGGCGAGCTGGTCAGCGCCATGGCCGGTGGCCTCAACTAG